ACTTCCGCGTGAGCGTGTGCCCCACGCTCTTCGGCGAGAAGGTGGTGCTCCGCCTCCTGGACAAGTCGAACCTCCAGCTGGACATGACGAAGCTGGGCTTCGATGCGCAGCCCCTGGCCTGGTTCAAGGAGGCCATCGAGCGTCCCTACGGCATGGTACTGGTGACGGGTCCCACGGGCTCCGGCAAGACGACGACGCTCTACTCGGCGCTCGCGTCGCTCAACCAGATCGACACCAACATCGCCACCGCCGAGGACCCGGTCGAGTTCAACTTCGCCGGCATCAACCAGGTGCAGATGCATGAAGACATCGGCCTGAACTTCGCCGCGGCGCTGCGCTCCTTCCTCCGTCAGGACCCCGACATCATCATGATCGGTGAGATCCGCGACTTCGAGACGGGCGAAATCGCGGTGAAGGCGGCGCTCACGGGCCACCTGGTGCTCTCCACGCTGCACACCAACGACGCCCCTGGCACGGTGAGCCGTCTGCTCAACATGGGCATCGAGCCCTTCCTCGTGACGGCCTCGCTCAACCTGATCCTCGCCCAGCGTCTGGCGCGCCGCCTGTGCCCCGCCTGCAAGCGGCCGGCGGAGAGCGTGGACGAGCAGGCCCTGCTCAACGCCGGCGTACCCGCGGAGAAGCTCGGCACCTTCACCATGTACGAGAAGGTCGGCTGCCGCGATTGCAACGACCGCGGCTACCGCGGCCGCGTGGCCATCTACGAGGTCATGCCCTTCTGGGATGGCCTCAAGGAGCTGGTCATCAACGGTGCTTCCGCCGCCGAGCTCAAGCAGGAGGCGATCCGCCTGGGCATGAGCTCGCTGCGCATGTCGGCGCTGGCGAAGATGATGGACGGCGTCACCACGCTGGACGAGGTGGTGGCCAACACGGCGCCCGACACCTTCTAACCCGCTCCACCTCCCGCCATACTCCATCTTTCCGAAGGACGGTTTTCGTGAATCTGCATCAGCTGCTCAAGGCGATGGTCGAGAAGGGTGCTTCCGACCTCCACATCACCACCGGCTCCCCGCCCCAGCTCC
This is a stretch of genomic DNA from Archangium violaceum. It encodes these proteins:
- the pilB gene encoding type IV-A pilus assembly ATPase PilB yields the protein MSGRLGELLVRENLISVQQLRKAQEEQQKNGTRIGTALIKTGAIEESKLTDFLSKQYGVPAINLKDFDIDAEIIKLVPKEVAEKHLVIPVNRAGPSLIVAMCDPSNIYAVDDLKFLTGYNVEPVVASEISIREAIERYYAEKGPDMNALVDEIAEDIEVAKEEEEGNIEEMARAADDAPVVKLVNLILQDAIKKRASDIHVEPYEKDFRVRFRIDGSLYEVMRPPMKLKNAITSRLKIMADLDISERRLPQDGRIKIKLGGGKEMDFRVSVCPTLFGEKVVLRLLDKSNLQLDMTKLGFDAQPLAWFKEAIERPYGMVLVTGPTGSGKTTTLYSALASLNQIDTNIATAEDPVEFNFAGINQVQMHEDIGLNFAAALRSFLRQDPDIIMIGEIRDFETGEIAVKAALTGHLVLSTLHTNDAPGTVSRLLNMGIEPFLVTASLNLILAQRLARRLCPACKRPAESVDEQALLNAGVPAEKLGTFTMYEKVGCRDCNDRGYRGRVAIYEVMPFWDGLKELVINGASAAELKQEAIRLGMSSLRMSALAKMMDGVTTLDEVVANTAPDTF